The following are encoded in a window of Alphaproteobacteria bacterium genomic DNA:
- a CDS encoding AbrB family transcriptional regulator, with the protein MGKFDFRAIGLAVVLGTIGGAFFKYLTVPLPWMLGAMCFTTIAAMSGVKVAMPRQLRNGFVTILGVLLGSGFTPAVLGRMGEWVYTLAALVVWVFVAGGVAYVYLRRVAKHDKTTAFFGATPGGLAEMTLVGSQYGADPRVLSLIHTVRVMATVLIVPIWFRLEGLVGPLPAKATIGILEVALRDYGILAACAVVGAYIGIKFRLPAGTMLGPMAVSMAVHIGGFSEAQPPYEIVAAAQIVLGCAIGQRFAGSKLSVIARHASHGFVVTMIMLGLAILFAAVMARVTPESFEALVLAYAPGGFAEMSLVALALSVDAALVAAHHLFRIIFIITLAPLIFRRGFMKSST; encoded by the coding sequence ATGGGGAAATTCGACTTCCGCGCGATCGGCCTGGCGGTCGTTCTGGGCACGATCGGCGGCGCCTTCTTCAAATATCTGACCGTGCCGCTACCCTGGATGCTGGGCGCGATGTGTTTCACGACCATCGCCGCCATGTCCGGCGTCAAGGTCGCGATGCCGCGCCAATTGCGCAACGGCTTCGTCACCATCCTGGGCGTGCTGCTCGGCTCCGGCTTCACGCCCGCCGTGCTCGGCCGCATGGGGGAATGGGTCTACACGCTCGCGGCGCTGGTCGTTTGGGTCTTCGTCGCGGGCGGTGTCGCCTATGTCTATCTGCGCCGCGTCGCCAAGCACGACAAGACGACCGCGTTTTTCGGCGCGACGCCTGGCGGCCTCGCCGAGATGACGCTGGTCGGCAGCCAATACGGCGCCGATCCGCGCGTGTTGTCGCTGATCCATACCGTGCGCGTCATGGCGACGGTGCTGATCGTGCCGATTTGGTTCCGCTTGGAAGGCTTGGTCGGGCCGCTGCCCGCCAAAGCGACGATCGGCATTCTGGAAGTCGCGTTGCGCGATTACGGCATCCTCGCCGCCTGCGCCGTCGTGGGCGCCTATATCGGCATCAAGTTTCGCCTGCCGGCGGGCACGATGCTGGGGCCGATGGCCGTATCGATGGCCGTGCATATCGGCGGGTTCAGCGAAGCCCAGCCGCCTTACGAGATCGTCGCCGCCGCGCAGATCGTTCTGGGTTGCGCGATCGGCCAGCGTTTCGCGGGCTCCAAACTTTCCGTCATCGCGCGCCATGCGAGCCATGGCTTCGTCGTGACGATGATCATGCTGGGCTTGGCGATTCTGTTCGCCGCCGTGATGGCGCGCGTGACGCCGGAAAGCTTCGAAGCGCTCGTGCTCGCCTACGCGCCCGGCGGCTTCGCGGAAATGAGCCTCGTGGCGCTGGCGTTGTCGGTCGACGCGGCGCTGGTGGCCGCACATCACCTGTTCCGCATCATTTTCATCATCACGCTCGCGCCTTTGATATTCCGGCGCGGATTCATGAAATCTTCAACGTGA
- a CDS encoding succinylglutamate desuccinylase/aspartoacylase family protein, which translates to MTDESNYPIELTPPDISAYAKGNTGVDYATTFDSGKAGPHVCVSALVHGNELCGAIAADWLMREGVRPQRGKLSFLFCNIGAYLSFDPKNPQASRFVDEDFNRLWNEETLDGPRRSAELARARAIRPFIDTVDLLLDIHSMQHATPPLMLCGPLDKGKQFARDVSVPEFVVADAGHAAGKRLRDYAGFGDPASPRNALLVECGQHWEKKSGDVAKETALRFLLATGAVSRDWIAPHLAPAPKPQKIVEVTQAVTIRSDDFAFAHPYIGLETIPKAGTLLATDGREKVLTPYDNCVLIMPSKRLGKGQTAVRLGRYVG; encoded by the coding sequence TTGACCGACGAGAGCAACTATCCGATCGAACTGACCCCGCCGGACATCTCGGCCTACGCCAAGGGCAATACGGGCGTCGACTACGCGACCACATTCGATTCCGGCAAGGCGGGCCCGCATGTGTGCGTCAGCGCCCTCGTGCACGGCAACGAGCTTTGCGGCGCCATCGCCGCCGATTGGCTGATGCGCGAAGGTGTCCGGCCCCAGCGCGGCAAGCTGTCGTTCTTGTTCTGCAATATCGGCGCGTATCTCTCGTTCGATCCGAAAAACCCGCAAGCCTCGCGCTTTGTGGACGAGGATTTCAACCGCCTGTGGAACGAGGAAACGCTCGACGGGCCGCGCCGCTCGGCGGAACTCGCGCGCGCGCGCGCCATAAGGCCGTTCATCGACACGGTCGATCTGCTGCTCGACATCCATTCGATGCAGCACGCCACGCCGCCGCTGATGCTGTGCGGCCCGCTCGACAAGGGCAAGCAATTCGCACGCGACGTGTCCGTGCCCGAATTCGTCGTCGCCGATGCGGGCCATGCGGCGGGCAAGCGTCTGCGCGACTATGCCGGCTTCGGCGATCCCGCTTCCCCCCGCAACGCGCTGCTGGTCGAATGCGGCCAGCATTGGGAAAAGAAATCCGGCGACGTCGCCAAGGAAACGGCGTTGCGCTTTCTGCTCGCGACCGGTGCGGTGTCGCGCGATTGGATCGCGCCGCACTTGGCGCCCGCACCCAAGCCGCAGAAGATCGTCGAAGTCACGCAAGCCGTGACGATCCGCAGCGACGATTTCGCTTTCGCGCATCCCTATATCGGCCTCGAAACCATCCCGAAGGCGGGCACATTGCTGGCGACGGACGGCCGCGAGAAGGTTCTCACACCCTACGACAATTGCGTGCTGATCATGCCGTCGAAACGTTTGGGCAAGGGCCAAACGGCGGTGCGTCTCGGCCGCTACGTCGGCTGA
- a CDS encoding HAD family phosphatase, whose amino-acid sequence MNPSIVVFDFGGVLVDWDPRRVYQHLLPDMAAIEDFLATVCTPEWNVKQDAGRSIADAEAELIARFPDKAHLIRAYYAGHEVAVGGAVQGTVDLLERLHAKNVPLYGLTNWSGETFPRSRWRFAFMERFRHIVVSGDEKLIKPDPAIYRTMLKHIGAPAEQCLFIDDSPKNVAGAKAVGMHAVHFQSPAKLEADLKAFGLL is encoded by the coding sequence ATGAACCCCTCCATTGTCGTCTTCGATTTCGGCGGCGTGCTGGTCGATTGGGACCCGCGCCGCGTCTATCAACATCTGCTGCCCGACATGGCGGCGATCGAGGATTTCCTCGCGACCGTTTGCACGCCCGAATGGAACGTGAAGCAGGACGCGGGCCGCAGCATTGCGGACGCCGAAGCGGAATTGATCGCGCGTTTCCCCGACAAGGCGCATTTGATCCGCGCCTATTACGCGGGCCACGAAGTCGCGGTCGGCGGCGCCGTTCAAGGCACGGTCGATCTGCTCGAACGGTTGCACGCCAAGAACGTGCCGCTCTACGGCTTGACCAACTGGTCGGGCGAGACCTTCCCGCGTTCGCGCTGGCGCTTCGCGTTCATGGAACGCTTCCGCCATATCGTGGTGTCGGGCGACGAGAAATTGATCAAGCCCGATCCCGCGATCTATCGCACGATGCTGAAGCATATCGGCGCACCCGCCGAACAATGCCTGTTCATCGACGACTCGCCCAAGAACGTCGCGGGCGCCAAGGCGGTGGGCATGCACGCCGTGCATTTCCAATCGCCCGCGAAACTCGAAGCCGATCTCAAGGCGTTCGGATTGCTGTGA
- the argE gene encoding acetylornithine deacetylase: protein MPLFMSRDPSPEALDLVKTLVSFDTTSRDSNLALIDWVRGYLGKLGIDSHLVFDETGKKANLWATIGPADKPGLVLSGHTDVVPIDGQEWTVEPFKPIVKDGRVYGRGTTDMKSFVAVCLSLAPEFQKAKLKTPIHFAFSYDEEVGCIGVRRLIADIKQRGLSPVGCVVGEPTSMKVIRAHKGKLSFRGHVRGFECHSSLAPRGVNAVQYAARIVDYIARMNEKFAADGPFDDEFDIPHTTAHTGVIRGGTALNIVPKDCSFDFEFRHLPVHDPKVLFAELEAWVRKEIEPKMKAIHADTGVRFEQISAFPGLKGDEDATVTQVAKAASGGNATGKVAFGTEAGLFEAAGIPTVICGPGDIDQAHKPDEFVALEQIALCEQFLRRMVERLEAKAA from the coding sequence ATGCCCCTTTTCATGAGTCGCGACCCCAGTCCGGAAGCCCTCGATCTCGTCAAAACGCTCGTTTCCTTCGACACAACCAGCCGCGACAGCAATCTAGCCTTGATCGATTGGGTGCGCGGTTATCTCGGCAAACTCGGCATCGACTCGCATCTCGTGTTCGACGAGACCGGCAAAAAGGCCAATCTGTGGGCGACGATCGGTCCGGCCGACAAGCCCGGCCTCGTGCTGTCGGGCCATACCGACGTCGTGCCGATCGACGGCCAGGAATGGACGGTCGAGCCGTTCAAGCCGATCGTGAAGGACGGGCGCGTCTACGGGCGCGGCACGACCGACATGAAAAGCTTCGTCGCGGTGTGCCTGTCGCTCGCGCCCGAATTCCAGAAGGCGAAGCTGAAGACGCCGATCCATTTCGCCTTTTCCTACGACGAGGAAGTGGGCTGCATCGGCGTGCGCCGCCTCATCGCCGATATCAAGCAGCGCGGCCTGTCGCCCGTCGGCTGCGTGGTGGGCGAGCCCACCAGCATGAAGGTGATCCGCGCGCATAAGGGGAAGCTCTCATTCCGCGGCCATGTGCGCGGCTTCGAATGCCATTCCTCGCTCGCCCCGCGCGGCGTCAACGCCGTGCAATACGCGGCGCGCATCGTCGATTACATCGCGCGCATGAACGAGAAATTCGCGGCCGACGGCCCGTTCGACGACGAGTTCGACATTCCGCACACGACCGCGCATACCGGCGTGATCCGCGGCGGCACCGCGCTCAATATCGTGCCGAAGGATTGCAGCTTCGATTTCGAATTCCGCCATCTGCCCGTGCACGATCCCAAGGTTCTGTTCGCCGAACTGGAAGCCTGGGTGCGCAAGGAGATCGAGCCGAAGATGAAGGCGATCCACGCCGATACCGGCGTGCGTTTCGAACAGATTTCCGCCTTCCCCGGCTTGAAGGGCGACGAAGACGCGACGGTGACGCAGGTCGCCAAAGCGGCTTCGGGCGGCAACGCGACCGGCAAGGTCGCCTTCGGCACCGAGGCCGGCTTGTTCGAAGCCGCCGGCATCCCCACTGTCATTTGCGGGCCCGGCGATATCGACCAGGCCCATAAACCCGATGAATTCGTGGCGCTGGAACAGATCGCGTTGTGCGAACAATTCCTGCGCCGCATGGTCGAACGTTTGGAAGCGAAAGCAGCATGA
- a CDS encoding M81 family metallopeptidase: MALIGFHLESNAFAPPTTPEDFRRLCYLEGEALAIEARKATPSCPLEFPGFFREMDRLSPGWVPVPIFCAAAEPGGPIEQEFFDACLAKIDGMLRQAGPVDAVYISNHGAMTATETFDPDGELYQTVRRCVGPVPVVASVDLHAAISDAMIDAVDAFVSYRTNPHVDQRERGAECARHLAELMAGGKSHLAFVRLPLTPASVTLLTASGPYADLMNEAEAIMARDDRLMNLSVVGGFVFGDTPKNGVAFVATSRDSTAHAFEVAENLAARGWADRHRFVKKLTPISQALELARDAASGKTAPVIFSDAGDNPGGGGRGNTTELLLALLDAKATNVLLGNFVDGALAAEAAAKGKGAKFRARFNRANADQFGKAFERDATVLSVHDGKVVGRRGIFGGRQLDLGPTAALDLGGVTVVVTTARKQCADPAFFEMHGLDIAKAACVCVKSRGHFRAGFDEFFPPERVYEVDTGGLTAPVLERIAFRNLPRPVYPLDANTQWAPKGRR; encoded by the coding sequence ATCGCGTTGATCGGCTTCCATCTGGAAAGCAACGCCTTCGCCCCGCCGACGACGCCGGAGGATTTTCGCCGCCTGTGCTATCTGGAAGGCGAGGCGCTGGCGATCGAGGCGCGCAAGGCGACGCCGTCCTGCCCGCTCGAATTCCCCGGCTTTTTCCGCGAAATGGATCGCCTGTCGCCGGGCTGGGTGCCCGTGCCGATTTTCTGTGCGGCGGCCGAGCCGGGCGGGCCGATCGAGCAGGAATTCTTCGACGCCTGCCTCGCCAAGATCGACGGCATGCTGCGCCAAGCGGGGCCGGTCGACGCCGTCTATATCAGCAATCATGGCGCGATGACCGCGACCGAGACTTTCGATCCCGATGGCGAGCTTTATCAGACCGTGCGCCGTTGCGTCGGCCCCGTACCCGTGGTCGCTTCGGTCGATCTACATGCCGCGATTTCGGACGCGATGATCGATGCGGTCGATGCGTTCGTTTCGTATCGCACCAATCCGCATGTCGATCAGCGCGAGCGCGGCGCGGAGTGCGCGCGCCATCTCGCCGAGTTGATGGCAGGCGGCAAAAGCCATCTCGCTTTCGTGCGACTGCCGCTCACGCCCGCCTCGGTCACGCTGCTGACGGCAAGCGGCCCTTATGCCGATCTGATGAACGAAGCCGAAGCGATCATGGCGCGGGACGATCGCTTGATGAATCTCTCCGTCGTCGGCGGCTTCGTCTTCGGCGACACGCCCAAGAACGGCGTGGCGTTCGTCGCTACGTCGCGCGACAGCACGGCGCATGCGTTCGAAGTCGCCGAAAACCTCGCCGCGCGCGGCTGGGCCGATCGCCATCGCTTCGTGAAGAAGCTCACGCCGATCTCACAAGCGCTGGAATTGGCGCGCGACGCCGCGTCGGGCAAAACGGCGCCGGTGATTTTCTCCGATGCCGGCGACAATCCCGGCGGCGGCGGGCGCGGCAATACGACCGAGTTGCTGCTCGCCTTGCTCGACGCCAAGGCGACGAACGTGCTGCTCGGCAATTTCGTCGATGGCGCCTTGGCTGCCGAAGCGGCCGCGAAAGGGAAGGGCGCCAAGTTCCGCGCGCGCTTCAACCGCGCGAATGCCGACCAATTCGGCAAGGCCTTCGAGCGCGACGCGACGGTGCTGTCCGTCCATGACGGCAAAGTCGTCGGGCGGCGCGGGATTTTCGGCGGGCGGCAGCTCGATCTCGGGCCCACCGCCGCGTTGGATTTGGGCGGCGTCACCGTGGTGGTGACGACCGCGCGCAAGCAATGCGCCGACCCGGCATTTTTCGAAATGCACGGCCTCGACATCGCCAAGGCGGCCTGCGTTTGCGTCAAGTCGCGCGGCCATTTCCGCGCCGGGTTCGATGAATTCTTTCCACCCGAGCGCGTCTACGAAGTCGATACCGGCGGCCTGACCGCGCCGGTGCTGGAACGGATCGCGTTCCGCAATCTGCCGCGCCCGGTTTACCCGCTGGACGCGAATACCCAATGGGCGCCGAAAGGGCGGCGCTGA
- a CDS encoding ABC transporter substrate-binding protein, which yields MHVKVSRLARFAALAVVALPLVAGAARAQDLTMGLGGNITSMDPHFHNLAPNNGIAVHLFDRLVHQDEQQRLIPGLAESWKPIDDTTWEFKLRRGVKFHDGSDFDAADVVATIKRVPWVPNSPSSFSIATRPITETIVVDPYTIRFKTARPYPLLPTDLSIVNIVSRKAVEAPTAEFNSGKSAVGTGPFKFVEFVPGDRVVLQRNDAYWGPKSHWAKVTVRIITNPSARTAALLSGDVQVIDQVPTQDLARVRANAQTAVAKTGSNRLIYLHLDQNRDQTPFATDKQGAVLPNNPLKNKRVRQALSKAINREAIAQRLFDGEAIPAGSLLPPGFFGAPQNQKAEAFDLEGARKLLAEAGYPNGFGLTIHGPNDRYPEDEKVLQAIGPMFSRIGIDTRVLTQPWATFSSQASAPNYSFSVMLVGWGAGTGEMSNPLRSLLATVNPQTGYGPSNRGRYSNPQMDEVLTKALSTVDDPARAKLLAEAADIGVGDVGLIPLYYQVNLWGHRRNVAYAPRADEYTLAHMVRPAN from the coding sequence ATGCACGTTAAAGTATCCCGCCTCGCGCGCTTCGCGGCCCTTGCGGTCGTGGCGTTGCCGCTCGTCGCCGGCGCGGCGCGTGCGCAGGACCTGACGATGGGCCTGGGCGGCAACATCACCTCGATGGATCCGCATTTCCATAATCTGGCGCCGAATAACGGCATCGCCGTCCATCTGTTCGATCGTCTCGTCCATCAGGACGAACAGCAACGTTTGATCCCGGGCCTCGCCGAATCCTGGAAGCCGATCGACGACACGACCTGGGAATTCAAACTGCGCCGCGGCGTGAAGTTCCACGACGGTTCGGATTTCGACGCGGCCGACGTGGTCGCGACGATCAAGCGCGTGCCGTGGGTGCCGAACTCGCCGTCGTCCTTCTCGATCGCGACTCGCCCGATCACCGAAACGATCGTCGTCGATCCCTACACGATCCGTTTCAAGACGGCGCGCCCCTATCCGCTGCTGCCGACGGACCTTTCGATCGTCAACATCGTCAGCCGCAAGGCGGTCGAAGCGCCGACGGCGGAGTTCAATTCCGGCAAGTCGGCGGTCGGCACGGGCCCGTTCAAATTCGTCGAGTTCGTGCCGGGCGACCGCGTCGTCCTGCAACGCAACGACGCCTATTGGGGCCCGAAGTCGCATTGGGCGAAGGTGACGGTGCGCATCATCACCAACCCGTCGGCGCGCACGGCCGCGTTGCTGTCGGGCGACGTGCAGGTCATCGACCAGGTGCCGACGCAAGATCTGGCGCGCGTGCGCGCCAACGCGCAGACCGCCGTCGCCAAGACGGGGTCGAACCGCCTGATCTATCTCCATCTCGACCAGAACCGCGACCAGACGCCGTTCGCCACGGATAAGCAGGGCGCGGTGCTGCCCAACAATCCGCTGAAGAACAAGCGCGTGCGTCAGGCGCTGTCCAAGGCGATCAACCGCGAAGCGATCGCGCAGCGTTTGTTCGACGGCGAAGCCATTCCCGCCGGCAGCTTGCTGCCGCCGGGCTTCTTCGGGGCGCCGCAGAACCAGAAGGCCGAAGCCTTCGATCTCGAAGGTGCGCGCAAATTGCTGGCCGAGGCGGGCTATCCCAACGGCTTCGGTTTGACGATCCACGGCCCCAACGACCGTTACCCGGAGGACGAGAAGGTTCTCCAGGCGATCGGTCCGATGTTCAGCCGCATCGGCATCGACACGCGCGTCTTGACCCAGCCTTGGGCGACGTTCTCCTCGCAAGCCTCGGCGCCCAATTATTCGTTCTCGGTCATGCTGGTCGGCTGGGGTGCGGGGACGGGCGAAATGTCCAATCCGCTGCGCTCGCTGCTCGCGACGGTCAATCCGCAGACCGGCTATGGCCCGTCCAATCGCGGCCGCTACTCGAACCCGCAGATGGACGAGGTGCTGACCAAGGCGCTCTCGACCGTCGACGATCCCGCGCGCGCCAAGCTGCTCGCCGAGGCCGCCGATATCGGCGTGGGCGACGTGGGCCTGATCCCGCTTTATTACCAGGTGAACCTGTGGGGCCATCGCCGCAACGTGGCTTATGCGCCGCGCGCGGACGAGTACACGCTCGCCCATATGGTTCGCCCCGCGAACTAA
- a CDS encoding LysR family transcriptional regulator has translation MKLRALRVLREVAASGSQASASRTLNIAPSAISRTIAQLEHELGFSLFRREKGRLIPTQPGRAFAAEVERVFREIDGLGDTATHLRLQGGDRIRAVFPPSLSQRFLPDCIVRFAKSHPDTMLDIDYGSASAGVAAVKDGRADIVILTLPADVGNYETVPLLDIETVCLIPRGHRLARLAAIEAKDLDREPMVLINRPFALRGRLDELFRRAGVTPKVRVETSSGQAAMGCARAGIGIAVVSRLTALQAEGDGSTVARPFRPTLWQKFVAVLSPTAKGPAVDGFVKALKATAASYRRLAAGGR, from the coding sequence TTGAAACTTCGCGCGCTGCGGGTGTTGCGCGAAGTCGCGGCGAGCGGCAGTCAGGCTTCGGCCAGCCGCACGCTGAATATCGCGCCCTCCGCCATCAGCCGGACGATCGCCCAGCTCGAACACGAGCTGGGCTTTTCGTTGTTCCGGCGCGAGAAAGGGCGGCTGATCCCCACGCAGCCCGGCCGCGCCTTCGCGGCGGAGGTCGAGCGCGTGTTCCGCGAGATCGACGGGCTGGGCGATACGGCGACGCATCTGCGCCTGCAAGGCGGCGACCGTATCCGCGCGGTGTTCCCGCCCAGCCTGTCGCAGCGTTTTTTGCCCGATTGCATCGTGCGCTTCGCCAAATCGCATCCCGACACGATGCTCGACATCGATTACGGATCGGCCTCGGCGGGCGTGGCGGCGGTGAAGGACGGGCGCGCCGATATCGTCATTCTGACTTTGCCCGCCGATGTCGGGAACTACGAAACCGTGCCGCTGCTCGACATCGAAACCGTTTGCCTGATCCCGCGCGGCCATCGCTTGGCGCGGCTTGCGGCGATCGAGGCGAAGGATTTGGACCGCGAGCCGATGGTGCTGATCAATCGGCCCTTCGCCTTGCGCGGCCGGCTGGATGAATTGTTCCGCCGGGCGGGTGTTACCCCCAAGGTGCGGGTCGAAACCTCGTCGGGGCAAGCGGCGATGGGCTGCGCGCGTGCGGGCATCGGGATCGCGGTCGTCAGCCGCTTGACGGCGCTGCAAGCGGAAGGCGACGGCAGCACCGTCGCGCGGCCGTTCCGGCCGACGCTGTGGCAGAAATTCGTGGCGGTGCTGAGCCCGACGGCCAAAGGGCCGGCGGTCGACGGTTTCGTCAAAGCCTTGAAAGCCACGGCCGCCAGCTATCGCCGCTTGGCCGCGGGCGGACGCTAG
- a CDS encoding ABC transporter substrate-binding protein translates to MNRPTLTALALAAALGFASATDVSAQALTVGVGGNITSMDPHFHNLGPNNGIAQHFFDRLVHMDERQRPTPGLAESWRATDDTTWEIKLRRGVKFHDGSDFTAADVVATFKRVPWVPNSPSSFAAMVRGLDVTVPDPYTLIIKTPAPRPMLPIDLAVVNIVKGSNVEAPTADFNAGKAMIGTGPFKFTGFVPGDRVTMERNDAYWGPKPHWASATVRIMTNASARSAAVLSGDVQIIDQVQTADLPRMRQNQAIGIETITSTRLIYLHLDQERDATPFAFDKATGQPLAKNPLKDKRVREALSKAINREGITRQIFDGQAIPAGGLLPDGMYGVSPNLKPDAFNTQAAQALLRDAGFPNGFKLTIHGPNDRYPEDDKVLQAIGPMFTRAGVETQVVTLPWATFATQSNRPTYAYSLMLVGWGSDTGETSSPLRALLATVNPDAGYGASNRGRYSNAAMDALLSKALQTIDPAAREKLLIEASEVAVRDYGLIPLYYAVNIWALRSNLTYQSRTDEYTLAQFVKPR, encoded by the coding sequence ATGAACAGACCGACTTTGACGGCGCTTGCGCTGGCCGCAGCGCTTGGCTTCGCCTCCGCGACCGACGTTTCCGCTCAAGCCCTGACCGTGGGTGTGGGCGGCAACATCACGTCGATGGACCCGCATTTCCACAATCTCGGGCCCAATAACGGCATCGCGCAGCACTTTTTCGACCGTCTCGTCCATATGGACGAGCGTCAGCGCCCGACGCCGGGCCTGGCCGAATCCTGGCGCGCGACCGACGACACGACGTGGGAAATCAAGCTGCGCCGCGGCGTGAAGTTCCACGACGGCTCGGATTTCACCGCCGCCGACGTGGTCGCCACGTTCAAGCGCGTGCCGTGGGTCCCGAATTCGCCGTCGTCCTTCGCGGCGATGGTGCGCGGTCTCGACGTCACCGTGCCCGACCCGTACACGCTGATCATCAAGACGCCGGCCCCGCGGCCGATGCTGCCGATCGACCTCGCGGTCGTGAACATCGTCAAGGGCAGCAACGTCGAAGCGCCGACCGCCGATTTCAACGCCGGCAAGGCGATGATCGGCACGGGCCCGTTCAAGTTCACCGGCTTCGTGCCGGGCGACCGCGTGACGATGGAACGCAACGACGCCTATTGGGGTCCGAAGCCGCATTGGGCGAGCGCGACCGTGCGCATCATGACCAACGCCTCCGCGCGTTCGGCCGCGGTGCTGTCGGGCGACGTGCAGATCATCGACCAGGTGCAAACCGCCGATCTGCCGCGCATGCGCCAGAACCAGGCGATCGGCATCGAGACGATCACCTCGACGCGCCTGATCTATCTGCATCTCGATCAGGAACGCGACGCGACACCCTTCGCCTTCGACAAGGCGACCGGCCAGCCGCTCGCCAAGAATCCGCTGAAGGACAAGCGCGTGCGTGAAGCGCTGTCCAAGGCGATCAACCGCGAAGGCATCACCCGCCAGATCTTCGACGGTCAGGCGATCCCGGCGGGCGGCTTGCTGCCCGACGGCATGTACGGCGTGTCGCCGAACTTGAAGCCCGACGCGTTCAACACCCAAGCCGCGCAAGCGCTGCTGCGCGACGCCGGGTTCCCGAACGGCTTCAAGCTGACGATCCACGGCCCCAACGACCGCTATCCGGAGGACGACAAGGTCCTGCAGGCGATCGGTCCGATGTTCACGCGCGCGGGCGTCGAAACGCAGGTCGTGACGCTGCCTTGGGCGACCTTCGCGACCCAGTCGAACCGCCCGACCTACGCCTACTCGTTGATGCTGGTCGGCTGGGGCTCGGATACCGGCGAAACCTCGTCGCCGTTGCGCGCGTTGCTCGCCACGGTCAATCCGGACGCCGGCTACGGCGCTTCGAATCGCGGCCGCTACTCCAACGCCGCGATGGACGCGCTGCTCTCCAAGGCGTTGCAGACGATCGATCCGGCGGCGCGCGAAAAGCTGCTGATCGAAGCCTCGGAAGTCGCGGTCCGCGATTACGGGCTGATCCCGCTCTACTACGCCGTCAATATCTGGGCGTTGCGTTCGAACCTGACTTACCAGTCGCGGACGGACGAGTACACGCTGGCGCAGTTCGTCAAACCGCGCTGA
- a CDS encoding ABC transporter permease: MTVFIIRRLMQSSLVLLLMSLLVFFGVFAIGDPIEIFIAPDADQAERARAIAALGLDKPIWEQYVMFVVNAVAGDLGRSFVFNIPSIELILQRMPATLELAIVAVALSVVLGVPLGMYAGYKPDGTVAKTIMAGSIFGFSLPSFWVGLMLILIFAVELGWLPSTGRGEVGTFLGIHSSIFTLNGLKHLLLPALNLALFNISLVIRLTRAGMRENLPMDYVKFARAKGLSKRRVILIHVLKNILIPIVTVVGLEIGSVIAFAVVTETIFAWPGMGKLIIDSINNLDRPVIVAYLMIVVLMFIVINLVVDILYSILDPRVRLGDMGK, from the coding sequence ATGACCGTTTTCATCATCCGCCGATTGATGCAAAGCAGCCTCGTGCTGCTGCTGATGTCGCTGCTCGTCTTCTTCGGCGTGTTCGCGATCGGCGATCCGATCGAAATCTTCATCGCCCCCGACGCCGACCAGGCCGAACGCGCGCGCGCCATCGCCGCCTTGGGCTTGGACAAGCCGATCTGGGAGCAATACGTCATGTTCGTGGTGAACGCGGTGGCGGGCGATCTCGGCCGCTCCTTCGTGTTCAACATCCCGTCGATCGAACTCATCCTTCAGCGCATGCCGGCCACGCTCGAACTCGCGATCGTCGCGGTCGCGTTGTCGGTCGTGCTGGGCGTGCCACTGGGCATGTATGCGGGCTACAAGCCCGACGGCACCGTCGCCAAGACGATCATGGCGGGCTCGATCTTCGGCTTCTCGCTGCCCAGCTTCTGGGTCGGCTTGATGCTGATCCTGATCTTCGCGGTCGAACTCGGCTGGCTGCCCTCGACCGGGCGGGGCGAGGTCGGCACGTTTCTCGGCATCCATTCCAGCATCTTCACCCTCAACGGGTTGAAGCATCTGCTGCTGCCCGCGTTGAACCTCGCGCTGTTCAACATCTCCCTCGTCATCCGTCTGACCCGCGCGGGCATGCGCGAAAACCTGCCGATGGATTACGTCAAATTCGCGCGCGCCAAGGGCCTGTCCAAGCGCCGCGTGATTCTGATCCATGTGCTGAAGAACATCCTGATCCCGATCGTCACGGTCGTTGGCCTGGAAATCGGCTCGGTCATCGCCTTCGCGGTGGTGACGGAGACAATCTTCGCCTGGCCGGGCATGGGCAAGCTGATCATCGACAGCATCAACAATCTCGACCGCCCGGTGATCGTCGCCTATCTGATGATCGTGGTGCTGATGTTCATCGTCATCAATCTGGTGGTCGATATCCTCTATTCGATTCTCGATCCGCGCGTGCGGCTCGGGGATATGGGCAAGTAA